From a region of the Thermus caldilimi genome:
- a CDS encoding glycosyltransferase, which yields MGAWERSAEGEAKGVALVVPTRNAGPRWDRWLEAFRQQTLRPERLVLLDSGSTDGTPEKAQKYGFEVWNVPPGAFDHGGTRQMALEALTDARILVYMTQDAVLASPEALEKLLQAFADPKVGAAYGRQLPRPGARPSEAHLRHFNYPPTPSVSDLEVAKTRGLKAAFLSNSFAAYRRTALEGVGGFPRRIVMGEDAVAGAKLLLGGWRIAYQAEAMVYHSHGYTPWQEFRRYFDIGAFHAQESWMLERLGKPEGEGLRYVRSELAFLWRNAPLAIPEALLRLPLKYLGYRLGRKQARLPLWLKRRLSANPAFWNGKGG from the coding sequence ATGGGCGCTTGGGAAAGATCCGCTGAAGGGGAAGCCAAAGGGGTAGCCCTTGTGGTCCCTACCCGCAATGCCGGTCCTCGATGGGACAGGTGGCTGGAAGCTTTTCGCCAGCAGACCCTTAGGCCGGAGCGCCTGGTACTTCTCGACTCGGGTTCCACCGATGGAACCCCAGAAAAAGCCCAGAAGTACGGCTTTGAGGTCTGGAATGTCCCCCCTGGGGCTTTCGATCACGGGGGAACCCGTCAAATGGCCCTTGAAGCCTTGACGGATGCCCGGATCCTGGTCTACATGACCCAGGATGCGGTGCTGGCTTCCCCCGAGGCCCTTGAGAAACTCCTTCAAGCCTTCGCTGATCCCAAGGTGGGGGCGGCCTACGGGCGGCAACTTCCCCGTCCTGGAGCCCGCCCCTCGGAGGCCCACCTGCGGCATTTCAACTACCCCCCCACCCCCTCGGTGAGCGACTTGGAGGTTGCCAAGACCAGGGGCCTGAAGGCCGCTTTTCTCTCCAACAGCTTTGCCGCCTACCGCCGCACAGCCCTAGAGGGCGTGGGAGGCTTTCCCCGAAGGATCGTCATGGGGGAGGATGCCGTGGCCGGGGCAAAGCTCCTCCTGGGGGGATGGAGGATCGCCTACCAAGCTGAGGCCATGGTCTACCATTCCCACGGGTACACCCCTTGGCAGGAGTTCCGCCGCTACTTTGACATCGGAGCCTTCCACGCCCAGGAGTCCTGGATGCTGGAACGTCTGGGCAAGCCGGAGGGTGAGGGTCTGCGCTACGTGCGCTCGGAGCTTGCCTTCCTCTGGCGGAACGCTCCCTTGGCTATACCCGAGGCCCTTCTCCGTCTGCCCCTCAAGTACCTGGGCTACCGCCTGGGGCGGAAGCAGGCCCGCCTGCCCCTTTGGCTCAAGCGGCGGCTTAGCGCCAACCCCGCCTTCTGGAACGGGAAGGGAGGCTAG
- a CDS encoding oligosaccharide flippase family protein: MREEVSRGGAFLALRQGVGALLGALSLLLVARVIGPEAYGTFALGLATGQFVHTALGLGLGAYLVRAPTAGERHRDTAFVYLLLGAALSLTLAPLLALITVQVARLDPGAFWSLTLLYAALPLQLLGGLPLSFLERRLDYRFVALGENLSQFLGLLVAAPLAHAGLGALAPTLGFLTQQGVLAALAWWRLGEQPRAAWDREVFREMAWLGVAYSLNAWLAQARLPVALALVGRALGAEAVGSLALALRLVEYATLFKVAVQRVSLAVLGRLQAEPSRFLRALEEATLLQTLAIWPPLLLLVALFPWLGPLLFPEWRALEELLPLLGVAQLLGTPSAFLSLALAALGRGWDLVLGTAFSVGFSLLGYIFFLPRMGWGAVGVAEAATALGFPFLYRAVAGAVGHPCYRLVLGWTLVGALSVAYPLLGPLALVPLGIWLFLPASRPTWGMLLRLIAPLWRR, encoded by the coding sequence TTGCGGGAAGAGGTTTCCAGGGGAGGGGCTTTCCTGGCCCTGAGGCAAGGCGTTGGGGCCCTTCTGGGGGCCTTGAGCTTGCTCCTGGTGGCTAGGGTCATTGGCCCTGAAGCCTACGGCACCTTTGCCTTGGGGCTCGCTACGGGGCAGTTTGTCCACACCGCCCTGGGGCTTGGCCTGGGGGCCTACCTCGTCCGTGCCCCTACCGCAGGGGAACGCCACCGGGATACCGCTTTTGTCTACCTGCTCCTGGGGGCCGCACTCTCCTTGACCTTAGCCCCCCTTCTGGCCCTGATCACGGTACAGGTGGCCCGCCTGGACCCTGGGGCTTTTTGGTCCCTGACCCTGCTTTACGCCGCCCTTCCCCTGCAACTCCTAGGGGGGTTGCCCCTGAGCTTCCTGGAGAGACGGCTGGACTACCGCTTCGTGGCCTTGGGGGAGAACCTCTCCCAGTTTCTTGGCCTCCTGGTGGCCGCCCCGCTGGCCCATGCGGGCTTGGGTGCCCTGGCCCCCACCTTGGGCTTCCTGACCCAGCAGGGGGTTTTGGCCGCTCTCGCCTGGTGGCGGTTAGGGGAGCAGCCCCGAGCCGCTTGGGATAGAGAGGTCTTCCGGGAGATGGCCTGGCTGGGGGTAGCCTATTCCCTGAACGCCTGGCTGGCCCAAGCCCGCCTGCCCGTAGCTCTGGCCCTGGTGGGAAGGGCTCTGGGAGCTGAGGCCGTGGGCTCCTTAGCCCTTGCCCTGCGGCTGGTGGAGTACGCTACCCTCTTCAAGGTCGCAGTCCAGCGGGTTTCCCTAGCGGTTCTGGGGCGCCTTCAAGCAGAACCTTCCCGCTTTCTCCGAGCCCTGGAGGAGGCCACCCTTTTGCAGACCCTAGCCATCTGGCCTCCCCTCCTGCTTCTGGTGGCCCTTTTCCCCTGGTTAGGCCCCCTCCTCTTTCCCGAGTGGAGGGCGCTAGAGGAGCTCCTCCCCCTCCTTGGGGTTGCCCAGCTCCTCGGCACCCCCTCGGCTTTCCTGAGCCTCGCCCTGGCGGCTTTAGGGCGTGGATGGGATCTGGTGCTAGGCACCGCCTTTTCCGTGGGCTTTTCTCTCCTGGGTTACATCTTCTTCCTGCCCCGGATGGGGTGGGGGGCTGTGGGGGTGGCGGAAGCGGCTACGGCCCTGGGCTTTCCCTTCCTCTATCGGGCGGTAGCTGGGGCGGTCGGGCACCCCTGCTACCGCCTGGTCCTAGGCTGGACCCTTGTGGGGGCTTTGAGCGTGGCCTATCCCCTTTTGGGCCCCCTGGCCCTGGTGCCCTTGGGGATCTGGCTTTTTCTCCCGGCCTCGAGGCCCACCTGGGGGATGCTCCTCCGCCTTATCGCCCCCCTGTGGCGGCGGTAA
- the rfbB gene encoding dTDP-glucose 4,6-dehydratase, with translation MSFRRVLVTGGAGFIGSNFVRYALQTHPEWEIVVLDKLTYAGNLENLRGLEGRIRFLRGDIADPRAVREALQGAEAVVNFAAESHVDRSLMDPRPFVRTNVEGTLVLLSEALRAGVQRFLQISTDEVYGDWRHTSKSAKEEDPLQPRSPYAASKAAADHLVLAYGHSHNLDVVITRGSNTYGPYQYPEKIIPLFLTNALEGKPLPVYGDGSAVRDYLHVEDHCRGIDLVLHQGERGGVYNLGARLQVSALQVAEMILDLLGKPRNLIRFVEDRPGHDYRYSVDPTRAEALGWTRLWSFEEGLRQTAEWYTAHPEWWRPLKRRSGFRHLERALYTPRFAPSP, from the coding sequence ATGAGCTTCCGCCGCGTGCTGGTGACCGGAGGGGCGGGCTTCATCGGCTCCAACTTTGTGCGCTATGCCCTCCAAACTCACCCTGAGTGGGAGATCGTGGTTCTGGACAAGCTCACCTATGCGGGGAACCTGGAGAACCTGCGGGGGCTGGAGGGGCGGATCCGCTTCCTCCGGGGGGACATCGCCGACCCCCGTGCGGTACGGGAAGCCCTACAGGGAGCGGAAGCCGTGGTCAACTTTGCGGCTGAAAGCCATGTGGACCGCTCCCTCATGGATCCCAGGCCTTTCGTGCGCACCAACGTGGAGGGCACCCTGGTTCTTCTCTCGGAAGCCCTGCGGGCAGGAGTCCAGCGCTTCCTTCAGATATCCACGGACGAGGTGTACGGGGACTGGCGGCACACCTCCAAAAGCGCCAAGGAGGAGGATCCTCTTCAGCCCCGCTCCCCCTACGCCGCCTCCAAAGCGGCCGCCGACCATCTGGTTCTGGCCTATGGGCACTCCCACAACCTGGATGTGGTGATCACCCGGGGGAGCAACACCTACGGCCCTTACCAGTACCCAGAGAAGATCATCCCCCTCTTCCTCACCAACGCCCTGGAGGGCAAACCCTTGCCCGTCTATGGGGATGGGAGCGCCGTGCGGGACTACCTCCACGTGGAAGACCATTGCCGGGGGATCGACCTGGTTCTGCACCAGGGGGAACGGGGCGGGGTGTACAACCTGGGAGCCCGCCTACAGGTTTCCGCCCTCCAGGTGGCGGAGATGATCCTGGACCTCTTGGGCAAGCCCAGGAACCTCATCCGGTTCGTGGAGGACCGCCCCGGCCACGATTACCGCTATAGCGTGGACCCCACGAGAGCGGAGGCCCTAGGATGGACCCGGCTCTGGTCCTTTGAGGAGGGCCTGCGGCAAACCGCAGAGTGGTACACCGCCCATCCCGAATGGTGGCGTCCCCTCAAGCGGCGGTCGGGCTTCCGCCATCTGGAGCGGGCCCTTTACACCCCCCGCTTTGCCCCCTCCCCCTAA
- a CDS encoding dTDP-4-dehydrorhamnose 3,5-epimerase family protein, translating into MAEVKVPLDPNVRADLTFQTYGEGPTIADVFYLPLKKHRALEGWFMEAFRLREGRVQGLSFPFEAKQVSLSRAFPGRINAFHIHPKEPQHELWCVLEGTLLVWLVDVREGSPTQGVRQRFVLSGEEPGWLFIPAGVAHGYKASLEGALLLYAMSETFNREDPNEGRLPWDYFGKELWEEDRG; encoded by the coding sequence GTGGCTGAAGTGAAGGTACCCTTGGACCCCAACGTGCGGGCCGACCTCACCTTTCAGACCTATGGGGAGGGCCCGACCATAGCCGATGTCTTCTACCTGCCCCTCAAGAAGCACCGGGCCCTCGAGGGGTGGTTCATGGAGGCTTTCCGCCTCCGGGAAGGGCGGGTCCAGGGTCTTTCCTTCCCCTTCGAGGCGAAGCAGGTTTCCCTCTCCCGGGCCTTTCCGGGGCGCATCAACGCCTTCCACATCCACCCCAAGGAACCCCAGCACGAGCTTTGGTGCGTTCTGGAAGGCACCTTGCTGGTGTGGCTTGTGGATGTGCGGGAAGGCTCCCCCACCCAGGGGGTACGGCAACGGTTTGTCCTCTCGGGCGAGGAGCCCGGCTGGCTTTTCATCCCTGCTGGGGTAGCCCATGGGTACAAAGCCTCTTTGGAGGGGGCCTTGCTCCTCTACGCCATGAGCGAAACCTTTAACCGGGAAGATCCCAACGAGGGCCGCCTGCCCTGGGACTACTTTGGCAAGGAGCTTTGGGAGGAGGATCGGGGATGA
- a CDS encoding SDR family oxidoreductase encodes MLLTGGTGRLGQELQRLLPGLIAPTREEMDITQPEAVDAAFRRYRPEVVVHAAAYTKVDRAEVERELCWRVNVVGTRHLVRASQRWGAFFIHISTDYVFEGTQGMYAEEDTPGPVRNYYALTKLVAEEAVRALPAHLVIRTSFRTRPWPYPVAFTDMYTSQDYLDLIAPEIALAVQRYRDIPYDTLHIATERKSVYELARQSRPDVRPASRREAPIALPEDVSLDTRRWQELKRRWLK; translated from the coding sequence ATGTTGCTTACGGGCGGCACCGGGCGCCTGGGCCAGGAGCTTCAGAGGCTCCTTCCCGGCCTCATCGCCCCCACACGGGAGGAGATGGACATCACCCAGCCCGAGGCCGTGGATGCGGCCTTCCGGCGTTACAGGCCGGAGGTGGTGGTCCACGCAGCGGCCTACACCAAGGTGGACAGGGCCGAGGTGGAGCGGGAGCTTTGCTGGCGGGTCAACGTGGTGGGCACCCGCCACCTGGTGCGGGCATCCCAGAGGTGGGGTGCCTTTTTCATCCACATCTCCACCGATTACGTGTTCGAGGGCACCCAGGGCATGTACGCCGAGGAGGACACCCCTGGTCCAGTCCGCAACTACTACGCCCTTACCAAACTGGTGGCGGAGGAGGCGGTTCGAGCCCTGCCCGCTCACTTGGTCATCCGCACCAGCTTCCGCACACGGCCCTGGCCCTACCCGGTGGCCTTCACCGACATGTACACCAGCCAGGACTACCTCGACCTCATCGCCCCCGAGATCGCCCTGGCGGTGCAACGGTACCGGGACATCCCCTACGACACCCTGCACATCGCCACGGAACGCAAGAGCGTTTACGAGCTGGCAAGGCAAAGCAGGCCGGACGTGCGCCCCGCCAGCAGGCGGGAAGCCCCTATTGCCCTACCTGAAGATGTGTCTTTGGACACCAGAAGGTGGCAGGAACTCAAGAGGAGGTGGCTGAAGTGA
- a CDS encoding glucose-1-phosphate thymidylyltransferase has product MKGLILSGGKGTRLRPLTFTQAKQLIPVANKPVLFYAVEDLLAVGIEDIGVVISPETGGEVQEALRGHGFPGVRFTFILQEKPLGLAHAVKVARPFLGEDPFVMYLGDNLLSGGLGEAMEAYRRQAPDGLILLASVENPQAFGVAVLDGAGRVRRLVEKPSHPPSSLALVGVYILPPEIHGVIEGLHPSPRGEYEITEAIQGLIDSGLRIEALQVRGWWKDTGKPEDLLEANRLVLSRLTGKIEGEVRESQLAGEVVVEKGAKVVRSRIRGPVHIAAGAVVEDSYVGPYTSIGREAVVRRSEVEYSILLDRAKVEDLPHLLDASILGREAVVVGKGEGPRRFTAGMVLGDRSQVRV; this is encoded by the coding sequence ATGAAGGGGCTGATCCTTTCCGGTGGCAAGGGCACCCGGCTTCGCCCTCTCACCTTCACCCAGGCCAAGCAACTCATCCCCGTGGCCAACAAGCCCGTTCTCTTCTATGCGGTGGAAGACCTCTTGGCCGTGGGAATCGAGGACATCGGGGTGGTGATCAGTCCGGAAACGGGAGGGGAGGTGCAGGAAGCCCTTAGGGGGCACGGGTTTCCTGGGGTCCGGTTCACCTTCATCCTCCAGGAGAAACCCCTGGGGCTGGCCCATGCGGTAAAGGTGGCCCGCCCCTTCCTGGGGGAAGACCCCTTCGTCATGTACCTGGGGGACAACCTGCTCTCTGGGGGATTGGGAGAGGCCATGGAAGCTTACCGCCGCCAGGCACCCGATGGCCTTATCCTCCTGGCCTCGGTGGAAAACCCCCAAGCCTTCGGGGTGGCGGTACTGGACGGGGCGGGACGGGTGAGGCGCTTGGTGGAAAAGCCCAGCCACCCTCCCTCCTCCCTGGCCCTGGTGGGGGTATACATCCTTCCTCCTGAAATCCACGGGGTCATCGAAGGCCTCCACCCTTCGCCCAGGGGGGAGTACGAGATCACAGAGGCCATCCAGGGCCTCATCGACAGCGGCCTGAGGATCGAGGCCCTCCAGGTGCGGGGCTGGTGGAAGGACACGGGCAAGCCCGAGGATCTCCTCGAGGCCAACCGCCTGGTCCTCTCCCGTCTGACCGGGAAAATAGAAGGTGAGGTGCGGGAGAGCCAGTTGGCGGGCGAGGTGGTGGTGGAAAAAGGGGCCAAGGTGGTCCGGTCCCGTATCCGAGGCCCGGTTCACATCGCTGCCGGGGCGGTGGTGGAGGACAGCTACGTGGGCCCCTACACCTCCATAGGGCGGGAAGCGGTGGTGCGCCGGAGCGAAGTGGAGTACTCCATCCTCCTGGACCGGGCCAAAGTGGAGGATCTACCCCATCTCCTCGACGCTTCCATTCTCGGACGGGAAGCGGTGGTGGTGGGCAAAGGGGAAGGGCCCCGCCGCTTCACCGCTGGCATGGTCCTGGGAGATCGGAGCCAGGTGCGGGTATGA
- a CDS encoding glycosyltransferase translates to MEPKAVWVVTVTYGNRHQVVRRVVEASLQNGVGGVVLVDNGSPQENAARLRDFCGQQRGCLRVRLEENLGSAGGFARGIQEAYDQGAELLWLLDDDNEPTPQALERLLWAYVHLGCDPQVVLVPMREGGLGKAFAKLAHQGRPLDFVRDGFLGFHLALKAEKALIRLFVLERDQTKGTPRFPLAQLGAAPYGGLLLHRSWVEKVGLPDPRLVLYEDDTEFTLRIAEQGGRIYLASQAEVRDLLPSWHWQNGGWFAPESQEPMLYYRTRNLAYLEWRTRSHTAWVLLNQGAHLAWLFLKGLRLWRDPRRVLRRLAFLLEAVRDGRAGRLGKKYPLPGEEAGNAQAKEETA, encoded by the coding sequence TTGGAACCCAAGGCGGTCTGGGTGGTAACGGTCACCTACGGCAACCGCCACCAGGTGGTGCGCCGGGTGGTGGAAGCCTCCCTCCAAAACGGCGTGGGGGGTGTGGTGCTGGTGGACAACGGCTCGCCCCAGGAAAATGCCGCACGCCTCAGGGATTTTTGTGGGCAACAAAGGGGTTGCCTACGGGTGCGCCTCGAGGAAAACCTGGGTTCAGCGGGAGGCTTCGCCAGGGGCATCCAGGAAGCCTACGACCAGGGGGCGGAACTCCTCTGGCTTCTGGATGACGACAACGAGCCCACCCCCCAGGCCTTGGAGCGCCTCCTTTGGGCCTATGTCCACTTAGGGTGCGATCCCCAGGTGGTGCTGGTACCCATGCGGGAAGGGGGTTTGGGCAAGGCCTTCGCCAAACTCGCCCACCAGGGCCGTCCCCTGGATTTCGTGCGGGATGGGTTCTTGGGGTTTCACCTGGCCCTCAAAGCCGAGAAAGCCCTAATCCGCCTCTTTGTCCTGGAGCGGGATCAAACAAAGGGCACACCAAGGTTCCCCCTGGCCCAGTTGGGCGCAGCGCCCTATGGAGGTCTTCTCCTCCACCGCTCCTGGGTGGAAAAGGTGGGCTTGCCGGATCCCCGCTTGGTCCTCTACGAGGACGATACGGAGTTCACCTTGCGTATCGCCGAGCAGGGGGGGCGGATTTACCTGGCCAGCCAGGCCGAGGTGCGGGATCTCTTACCCTCCTGGCACTGGCAAAACGGGGGCTGGTTCGCCCCCGAGTCCCAGGAACCCATGCTCTACTACCGCACCCGCAACCTGGCCTATCTGGAGTGGCGCACCCGCTCCCACACCGCCTGGGTCCTCCTCAACCAGGGGGCTCACCTGGCCTGGCTCTTCCTCAAGGGGCTCCGCCTGTGGCGGGATCCCCGTCGGGTTCTCCGGAGGTTGGCTTTCCTCCTCGAGGCGGTTCGGGATGGCCGGGCAGGACGTTTGGGGAAGAAGTACCCCCTTCCGGGAGAAGAGGCAGGGAATGCGCAGGCAAAGGAGGAAACGGCATGA
- a CDS encoding class I SAM-dependent methyltransferase → MKPLRGVAKRIGQGYNLLSNAQKAGLTPKEIAKLVRYMAEYFSDKTFLRDFHARIEEAKQAAKGSPIGGWFTPFGQALLYALVRLFKPSVAVETGVAAGGSSRIILYVMQKNEKGRLFSIDLPEGDMKLYPKDIVNSRIGTYLPPGYSTGWLVPEWLKGRWKLYMGDARLLLPELLESIGEVDLFLHDSLHTSEQVRMELEVVFPRLRRGGLLMADDVNEDWTLAFVDFIQEQGLRPAVFAQRYGVALKR, encoded by the coding sequence ATGAAACCGCTAAGGGGCGTTGCCAAAAGGATCGGTCAGGGATACAACTTGCTATCCAATGCACAAAAGGCGGGGCTAACACCCAAAGAAATCGCAAAACTTGTCAGGTACATGGCGGAATATTTCTCGGATAAAACTTTTCTGAGGGATTTTCACGCTCGCATCGAAGAGGCAAAGCAAGCCGCAAAAGGCAGCCCCATTGGCGGCTGGTTCACCCCCTTTGGGCAAGCGCTTTTGTATGCCTTGGTCAGGCTTTTCAAGCCTTCCGTGGCCGTGGAAACGGGGGTTGCCGCCGGAGGCAGTAGCCGCATTATCCTTTACGTCATGCAAAAGAACGAGAAGGGGAGGCTCTTTTCCATAGACCTACCCGAAGGGGACATGAAGCTGTATCCCAAAGACATAGTAAATAGCAGAATTGGCACCTACCTGCCCCCTGGGTACTCGACAGGATGGTTGGTGCCTGAATGGCTCAAAGGCCGCTGGAAGTTGTATATGGGAGATGCCCGGCTCCTCCTTCCCGAACTTCTGGAAAGTATTGGGGAAGTGGACCTTTTCCTGCACGACAGCCTGCACACCTCGGAGCAAGTACGCATGGAACTAGAAGTAGTGTTCCCCCGCCTGAGGCGGGGGGGTCTGCTGATGGCGGACGACGTGAACGAAGACTGGACCCTAGCTTTTGTGGATTTCATCCAGGAGCAAGGGCTAAGGCCAGCGGTCTTTGCCCAGCGTTATGGGGTGGCCTTGAAGCGGTAA
- a CDS encoding sugar transferase, which translates to MGGGVVVAGEGKEALARLLQEAPLLGLKPVSRPEGAYALLVAGSLSGEEALALLHRFPRVLVVPSGPHGLLWAEVRDLGGVGALEVRQNLLLPGNLLLKRALDLVGGVVLLVPFLLLYPVVALLLRLEDPGPVLYRHLRVGQGGRRFFALKFRTMRQDGEEVLRRHLEANPEAQAEWMRERKLREDPRVLRVGRWLRRLSLDELPQALNVLRGEMSLVGPRPVTEEELERYGEALELYLRVRPGLTGLWQVSGRNGVPYERRVALDRYYVQNWSVWLDLYLLARTAWAVCRKEGAW; encoded by the coding sequence GTGGGGGGCGGGGTGGTGGTGGCCGGGGAGGGCAAGGAGGCCCTGGCGAGGCTCCTTCAGGAGGCCCCCCTCCTGGGCCTGAAGCCCGTTTCGCGCCCGGAAGGGGCCTACGCCCTCCTGGTGGCGGGAAGCCTCTCCGGGGAGGAGGCCCTGGCCCTCCTCCACCGCTTCCCCAGGGTGCTGGTGGTGCCCTCAGGGCCGCACGGCCTCCTCTGGGCGGAGGTGCGGGATCTGGGAGGGGTGGGGGCCCTCGAGGTGCGCCAGAACCTCCTCCTGCCTGGGAACCTCCTCCTGAAGCGGGCCTTAGACCTGGTGGGCGGGGTGGTCCTCCTCGTACCCTTCCTCCTCCTCTACCCCGTGGTGGCCCTCCTCCTACGGCTGGAAGACCCTGGGCCCGTCCTCTACCGCCACCTGCGGGTGGGCCAGGGGGGAAGGCGGTTTTTTGCCCTCAAGTTCCGCACCATGCGCCAAGACGGGGAGGAGGTGTTGCGGCGCCACCTGGAGGCCAACCCGGAGGCCCAGGCGGAGTGGATGCGGGAGAGGAAGCTCCGGGAAGACCCCAGGGTGTTGCGGGTGGGCAGGTGGCTCAGGCGCCTCTCCCTGGACGAGCTTCCCCAAGCCCTGAACGTCCTCAGGGGGGAGATGAGCCTGGTGGGGCCGAGGCCGGTGACGGAGGAGGAGCTTGAGCGCTACGGAGAAGCCTTGGAGCTTTACCTGAGGGTGAGGCCCGGCCTCACGGGCCTCTGGCAGGTTTCCGGCAGGAACGGGGTGCCCTACGAGAGGCGGGTGGCCCTGGACCGCTACTACGTGCAGAACTGGTCGGTGTGGCTGGACCTGTACCTGCTGGCGAGGACCGCCTGGGCGGTGTGCCGCAAGGAGGGAGCGTGGTGA
- a CDS encoding O-antigen ligase family protein, translating to MILKHLWPLFAFLYPFAVFPGLPTHPGVVLVKHAFVLAFLLVGAFLEMLAHPQARLRDLLLLSRRLRAQPALALLLALALVMVLAALLSPERAVALTGSLADYTDGLGWGLMMLGVALLVYLRAREEPEAPRRVAQGLVLGGSLLSLLALWEVLTGRPIFYPLASPADLPTVTFPQKGHLSGYFVLAAGAALGLRSPWGLFLGALGVGLAFNRAGLLALGLLAFLALLRAPRYGLVAALSLALGVGAGMAVVRLSAQGPVQGGGAVRQVADASTFLNRLFYWKAALGGIAARPFLGWGGGVFEHRWPAHLSPEDLEAFLRAEFGYRDARLVEVANAPESDPVFLLRQPNGDLVVLRVYSFRAHNQFLEVALKWGLLGLGLYLALLFLALRGLPQLHPAATGLFALHVFFLFWFAIPEGEGALWALWGAALGQGALAWGRVGLGRGG from the coding sequence ATGATACTCAAGCACCTCTGGCCCCTCTTCGCCTTCCTCTACCCCTTCGCCGTCTTCCCCGGGCTTCCCACCCACCCGGGGGTGGTCCTGGTCAAGCACGCTTTCGTCCTGGCTTTCCTCCTCGTGGGAGCCTTCCTGGAAATGCTGGCTCATCCTCAGGCCCGTTTGCGGGATCTTCTCCTCTTGTCCCGGCGCCTCCGGGCCCAGCCTGCCCTGGCCTTGCTCCTAGCCCTAGCCCTGGTCATGGTCCTAGCGGCCTTGCTCTCTCCGGAACGGGCCGTGGCCCTCACGGGTTCCCTCGCCGACTACACGGACGGGTTGGGCTGGGGCCTGATGATGCTGGGGGTGGCCCTCCTGGTTTACCTGCGTGCCCGGGAGGAACCGGAAGCCCCTCGGAGGGTGGCCCAGGGCCTGGTCCTTGGGGGTAGCCTCCTAAGCCTTCTAGCCCTTTGGGAGGTCCTGACCGGACGGCCCATCTTCTACCCTCTGGCTAGCCCCGCCGACCTGCCCACGGTCACCTTCCCCCAGAAGGGGCATCTTTCCGGTTACTTTGTCCTCGCCGCCGGGGCGGCCTTGGGATTGCGGAGCCCCTGGGGGCTTTTCCTCGGGGCCTTGGGGGTGGGCCTGGCCTTCAACCGGGCTGGGCTTCTGGCCTTGGGCCTTTTGGCCTTTCTCGCCCTCCTGCGGGCTCCCCGGTACGGCCTGGTGGCAGCCTTGAGCCTGGCCCTAGGGGTGGGGGCCGGTATGGCCGTGGTGCGCCTTTCCGCCCAGGGGCCGGTGCAGGGGGGCGGGGCGGTGCGGCAGGTGGCCGATGCCAGCACCTTCCTCAACCGGCTTTTCTACTGGAAGGCCGCCTTGGGGGGTATAGCCGCAAGGCCCTTCCTGGGCTGGGGCGGGGGGGTGTTTGAGCACCGCTGGCCTGCCCATCTAAGCCCGGAGGACCTGGAGGCCTTCCTGCGGGCGGAGTTCGGGTACCGGGACGCCCGCTTGGTGGAGGTGGCCAACGCTCCGGAAAGCGACCCCGTCTTTCTCCTGCGCCAGCCCAACGGGGACCTGGTCGTGCTCCGGGTCTACAGCTTCCGGGCCCACAACCAGTTCCTGGAGGTGGCCCTGAAGTGGGGCTTGTTGGGCCTGGGGCTCTACCTGGCCCTCCTCTTCCTGGCCCTGCGGGGCCTTCCCCAGCTCCACCCCGCCGCCACTGGCCTCTTCGCCCTGCATGTCTTCTTCCTCTTCTGGTTCGCCATACCCGAGGGGGAGGGGGCCCTGTGGGCCCTCTGGGGGGCGGCCCTGGGGCAGGGGGCCTTGGCGTGGGGCAGGGTTGGGCTAGGGCGGGGCGGGTAG